The Agromyces mangrovi genome contains a region encoding:
- a CDS encoding acetate/propionate family kinase — translation MTPILVVNSGSSSFKYQLIDVEESRTLASGLVERIGAETGGRAKHTVHPASGDPSTTELEREIADHTAGFQVMLDAFAAHGPALADHAPIAVGHRVVQGGARFFEPTVITDLVRINIDELSALAPLHNPANLAGIVAAQRAFADVPHVAVFDTAFHQTLPPAAYTYAIDAEVAEKHRVRRYGFHGTSHRFVSRAAAEFLGRPVGELKQIVLHLGNGASACAVDGGRSVETSMGMTPLEGLVMGTRSGDIDPAVLLHLSRRAGMSIDELDTLLNSRSGILGLSGHGDMRDLHAAIDAGDERAQVAFDVWAHRIRGYVGAYAAQLGRVDAIVFTAGVGENDDRARAAVLAGLEGFGVVLDAARNAERVPGARRISADDSRVEVLVVPTNEELEIARQAHEVVAG, via the coding sequence GTGACCCCGATCCTCGTCGTCAACTCCGGCTCGTCGTCGTTCAAGTACCAGCTGATCGACGTCGAGGAGTCGCGCACGCTCGCGTCGGGGCTCGTCGAACGCATCGGTGCCGAGACCGGCGGGCGTGCGAAGCACACCGTGCACCCGGCATCCGGCGACCCCTCGACCACCGAGCTCGAGCGCGAGATCGCCGACCACACCGCCGGGTTCCAGGTCATGCTCGACGCGTTCGCCGCGCACGGCCCGGCGCTCGCCGACCACGCGCCGATCGCGGTCGGCCACCGCGTCGTGCAGGGCGGCGCGCGCTTCTTCGAGCCGACCGTCATCACCGACCTCGTGCGCATCAACATCGACGAGCTCTCGGCGCTCGCACCGCTGCACAACCCGGCGAACCTCGCCGGCATCGTCGCCGCGCAGCGCGCGTTCGCCGACGTGCCGCACGTGGCCGTGTTCGACACCGCGTTCCACCAGACGCTGCCGCCCGCCGCCTACACCTACGCGATCGACGCCGAGGTCGCCGAGAAGCACCGCGTGCGCCGCTACGGCTTCCACGGCACCTCGCACCGGTTCGTGTCGCGCGCCGCCGCGGAGTTCCTCGGACGACCGGTGGGCGAGCTCAAGCAGATCGTGCTGCACCTCGGCAACGGGGCATCCGCCTGTGCCGTCGACGGCGGCCGCTCGGTCGAGACGAGCATGGGCATGACCCCGCTCGAGGGGCTCGTCATGGGCACCCGCTCGGGCGACATCGACCCGGCCGTGCTGCTGCACCTCTCGCGCCGGGCGGGCATGTCGATCGACGAGCTCGACACGCTGCTCAACTCGCGCAGCGGCATCCTCGGGCTGTCGGGGCACGGCGACATGCGCGACCTGCACGCCGCGATCGACGCCGGCGACGAGCGGGCGCAGGTGGCGTTCGACGTGTGGGCGCACCGGATCCGCGGGTACGTGGGGGCGTACGCGGCCCAGCTCGGGCGGGTCGACGCGATCGTGTTCACCGCCGGCGTGGGGGAGAACGACGACCGGGCACGTGCCGCGGTGCTCGCCGGGCTCGAGGGGTTCGGCGTCGTGCTCGATGCGGCCCGCAATGCCGAGCGGGTGCCGGGCGCGCGGCGCATCTCGGCCGACGATTCGCGCGTCGAGGTGCTCGTCGTGCCCACGAACGAGGAGCTCGAGATCGCCCGGCAGGCGCACGAGGTGGTCGCGGGCTGA
- a CDS encoding bile acid:sodium symporter family protein, whose protein sequence is MNIDEVMLNFAPGSLVALSVVLGLIMFGIALDTSIDDFRAVAKAPKPMIVALIAQIVLLPAITFGLTLLLNVQGSIALGMILVACCPPGNVSQVLTYRSGGNVALSVSMTAVANVLYIFLLPLSLSFWGNLHPTGSELMRAVSLNGWQMMLEILLVIGLPFALGLTIRTVWPRFAAKVQPTMRWVSLLGLLGFIVAALVGNFEYFIAWIGVVLLAVTLHDAIALAIGYASARVGGLAVRERKAITFEVGIRNAGLGLGLVFTFFGGLGGMAIVAGWWGIWDIVAGLVVASLWARHTKKKQAADASSGVTA, encoded by the coding sequence ATGAACATCGACGAGGTGATGCTGAACTTCGCGCCCGGCTCGCTCGTGGCGCTCAGCGTGGTGCTCGGGCTGATCATGTTCGGCATCGCACTCGACACGTCGATCGACGACTTCCGCGCCGTCGCGAAGGCGCCGAAGCCGATGATCGTGGCGCTCATCGCGCAGATCGTGCTGCTGCCTGCGATCACCTTCGGCCTCACGCTGCTGCTGAACGTGCAGGGCTCGATCGCGCTCGGCATGATCCTGGTCGCGTGCTGCCCGCCGGGCAACGTGTCGCAGGTGCTCACGTACCGCTCGGGCGGCAACGTGGCGCTCAGCGTCTCGATGACCGCAGTCGCGAACGTGCTCTACATCTTCCTGCTGCCGCTCAGCCTGTCGTTCTGGGGCAACCTGCACCCGACCGGCTCGGAGCTCATGCGCGCCGTCAGCCTGAACGGCTGGCAGATGATGCTCGAGATCCTGCTCGTGATCGGCCTGCCGTTCGCGCTCGGGCTCACGATCCGCACGGTGTGGCCGCGGTTCGCCGCGAAGGTGCAGCCGACCATGCGCTGGGTGAGCCTGCTGGGCCTGCTCGGCTTCATCGTCGCCGCGCTCGTCGGCAACTTCGAGTACTTCATCGCGTGGATCGGCGTGGTGCTGCTCGCCGTCACGCTGCACGACGCGATCGCTCTGGCGATCGGCTACGCGAGCGCCCGCGTCGGCGGCCTGGCGGTGCGCGAGCGCAAGGCCATCACGTTCGAGGTCGGCATCCGCAACGCCGGCCTCGGCCTCGGCCTCGTCTTCACGTTCTTCGGCGGCCTCGGCGGCATGGCGATCGTCGCCGGCTGGTGGGGCATCTGGGACATCGTCGCCGGCCTCGTCGTCGCGAGCCTCTGGGCGCGGCACACGAAGAAGAAGCAGGCGGCGGATGCCTCGTCGGGCGTGACCGCGTGA
- a CDS encoding flavin-containing monooxygenase, with protein MPTTTPRYAVIGAGPSGLAGLRAMQRRGLDVVGYESSSDVGGLWNIDNPRSTMYESAHLISSRTTTEFAEFPMRSTADYPSHRELRRYFDDYAEHFGLRELIRFDTRVDRVERTPDGGWLVHATGPDGETTDEYTGVVIANGTLAHPNVPTFPGEFTGEILHTSAYKHPELFEGKRVLIIGAGNSGCDIAVDAVHRAASVDMSVRRGYYFVPRYLFGKPSDTLNQGRPLPARIKQAVDTPVLRAFTGDPTRYGFPKPDYKLYESHPIVNTLILNHLGQGDLSIRADIERFDGERVHFRDGTHGDYDLIMLATGYTLDYPFVDRADLNWEGFSPKLYLNIFPPSFNGLAVLGMIEASGIGWQGRAEQAELVAAYFAADARDPLKAAKLRADASGQWPDLTGGYHYLALERMSYYVNKDAYRRVVRRSLAAFGEAPSVVADAAGGTTGSAASVTAPARAAAKAGARA; from the coding sequence ATGCCCACCACCACTCCCCGCTACGCCGTGATCGGCGCAGGCCCGTCGGGCCTCGCGGGCCTCCGCGCCATGCAGCGCCGGGGCCTCGACGTCGTCGGCTACGAGTCGTCCTCCGACGTCGGCGGGCTCTGGAACATCGACAACCCCCGCAGCACGATGTACGAGTCGGCGCACCTCATCTCGAGCCGCACGACCACCGAGTTCGCCGAGTTCCCGATGCGCTCGACGGCCGACTACCCGAGCCACCGCGAGCTGCGCCGCTACTTCGACGACTACGCCGAACACTTCGGCCTGCGCGAGCTGATCCGCTTCGACACGCGGGTCGACCGCGTCGAGCGCACGCCCGACGGCGGCTGGCTCGTGCACGCGACCGGCCCCGACGGCGAGACGACCGACGAGTACACGGGCGTCGTGATCGCCAACGGCACGCTGGCCCACCCGAACGTGCCCACGTTCCCCGGCGAGTTCACCGGTGAGATCCTGCACACGAGCGCCTACAAGCATCCGGAGCTCTTCGAGGGCAAGCGCGTGCTCATCATCGGCGCCGGCAACTCGGGCTGCGACATCGCGGTCGACGCCGTGCACCGCGCGGCATCCGTCGACATGTCGGTGCGCCGCGGCTACTACTTCGTGCCCCGCTACCTGTTCGGCAAGCCCAGCGACACGCTCAACCAGGGGCGCCCGCTGCCCGCCCGCATCAAGCAGGCCGTCGACACCCCCGTGCTGCGCGCCTTCACGGGCGACCCGACCCGCTACGGCTTCCCGAAGCCCGACTACAAGCTGTACGAGTCGCACCCGATCGTGAACACGCTGATCCTGAACCACCTCGGACAGGGCGACCTGTCGATCCGCGCCGACATCGAGCGCTTCGACGGCGAGCGCGTGCACTTCCGCGACGGCACCCACGGCGACTACGACTTGATCATGCTCGCCACCGGCTACACGCTGGACTACCCATTCGTCGACCGCGCCGACCTGAACTGGGAGGGCTTCTCGCCGAAGCTCTACCTCAACATCTTCCCGCCGAGCTTCAACGGGCTCGCGGTGCTCGGCATGATCGAGGCATCCGGCATCGGCTGGCAGGGCCGGGCCGAGCAGGCCGAGCTCGTCGCCGCGTACTTCGCAGCCGATGCGCGCGACCCGCTCAAGGCCGCGAAGCTGCGAGCGGATGCCTCGGGGCAGTGGCCCGACCTCACCGGCGGGTACCACTACCTGGCGCTCGAGCGCATGTCGTACTACGTGAACAAGGACGCGTACCGGCGCGTGGTGCGCCGCTCGCTCGCGGCGTTCGGGGAGGCGCCTTCGGTGGTTGCGGATGCGGCGGGTGGGACGACCGGCTCAGCGGCATCCGTCACCGCCCCTGCCCGGGCCGCCGCCAAGGCCGGAGCACGCGCATGA
- a CDS encoding NUDIX hydrolase: MPTIRNIAVGLPVRDGHVLVLDGRDRVKDASFHRALGGGIEFGETAEQALRREFVEELGVELGRVELLDVVQNIFTYEGRPGHEIAHVYAVESDEIDRIPLDARLHVLDEGSPVRWVPIRETPHPFYPDGIAEIIHARL, from the coding sequence ATGCCGACGATCCGGAACATAGCCGTGGGGCTCCCCGTTCGCGACGGGCACGTCCTGGTGCTCGACGGGAGGGATCGCGTAAAGGATGCGTCGTTCCACCGCGCGCTCGGCGGCGGCATCGAGTTCGGAGAGACCGCCGAGCAGGCACTGCGCCGCGAGTTCGTCGAGGAGCTCGGCGTCGAACTGGGCCGGGTCGAGCTGCTCGACGTCGTGCAGAACATCTTCACGTACGAGGGACGACCTGGCCACGAGATCGCCCACGTCTACGCGGTCGAGTCCGACGAGATCGACCGGATCCCCCTCGACGCCCGCCTGCACGTGCTCGATGAGGGCAGCCCGGTCCGCTGGGTGCCGATCCGTGAGACACCCCACCCGTTCTACCCCGACGGCATCGCCGAGATCATCCATGCGCGACTCTGA
- a CDS encoding NAD-dependent epimerase/dehydratase family protein, whose protein sequence is MSAAVSGGRRVYVTGGSGFLGSNVVAALAAHPDVEVVVSGDLRPPRAPVPGAVVVHGDVTSPGSLAPQFREHRIDTVVHLASIVNPGAATTVEQEYAVDVEGSRHVLDACLEAGVRRVVVSSSGAAYGYYADNPMPLRETDPLRGNDTFPYSRHKRLVEELLAEARASHPELEQVIFRIGTILGPTVGNQITALWEADRPLEIRGAASPFVFAWVDDVVGAMVHAVAGGGPAGAYNVAGDGVVTVSEIAAAMGKRTLRLPAWVLSLGLRVGHALKLTVHGPEQLDFLRYRPVLANDALKARFGYVPRRTSREALDAYLEARAARLSAPA, encoded by the coding sequence GTGAGCGCCGCCGTGTCTGGTGGTCGCCGGGTCTACGTGACCGGTGGCAGCGGATTCCTCGGGTCGAACGTGGTGGCGGCGCTCGCCGCGCACCCCGACGTCGAGGTCGTGGTCTCGGGCGACCTGCGGCCGCCGCGCGCGCCGGTGCCGGGCGCCGTGGTCGTGCACGGCGACGTGACGTCGCCCGGGTCGCTCGCGCCGCAGTTCCGCGAGCACCGCATCGACACGGTGGTGCACCTCGCGTCGATCGTGAACCCGGGGGCCGCGACGACGGTGGAGCAGGAGTACGCGGTCGACGTCGAGGGGTCGCGTCACGTGCTGGACGCGTGCCTCGAGGCGGGCGTTCGGCGGGTCGTCGTCTCGTCGAGCGGTGCTGCCTACGGCTACTACGCCGACAACCCGATGCCGCTGCGCGAGACCGACCCGCTGCGCGGCAACGACACCTTCCCGTACTCGCGGCACAAGCGCCTGGTCGAGGAGTTGCTCGCCGAGGCGCGGGCCTCCCACCCCGAGCTCGAGCAGGTGATCTTCCGCATCGGCACGATCCTCGGGCCGACCGTCGGCAACCAGATCACTGCGCTCTGGGAGGCCGACCGGCCGCTCGAGATCCGCGGCGCGGCGAGCCCGTTCGTATTCGCCTGGGTCGACGACGTCGTGGGCGCGATGGTGCACGCGGTCGCCGGCGGAGGGCCGGCGGGCGCGTACAACGTGGCGGGCGACGGCGTCGTCACGGTGAGCGAGATCGCGGCAGCCATGGGCAAGCGCACGCTGCGGCTGCCCGCGTGGGTGCTGTCGCTCGGCCTTCGCGTCGGGCACGCGCTGAAGCTGACCGTGCACGGCCCCGAGCAGCTCGACTTCCTGCGCTACCGCCCGGTGCTCGCGAACGACGCCCTCAAGGCGCGCTTCGGCTACGTGCCGCGGCGCACGAGCCGCGAGGCGCTCGACGCGTACCTCGAGGCGCGCGCGGCACGGCTCTCCGCGCCCGCCTGA
- the lepB gene encoding signal peptidase I, with product MRRRRRADESTSQLPFWVGPAIALVLVLIVQALVVKLYAVPSGSMQETLDVGDRILVERIVPTPHERGDVIVFEATPEWGSLGPVTDVFDGALRVIGTVTGLGPGAPYSLVKRVIGMPGEEVACCDAEGRVTVDGEPLDEPYLFEDPPFEAGSLDCTTQPISTRCFGPIAVPEGSSWCSATTAGRRPTRSSRAAAPPRPPPARGSCPRRTWSVSRSPASGR from the coding sequence ATGCGACGTCGTCGGCGCGCCGACGAGTCGACGAGCCAGCTGCCGTTCTGGGTGGGCCCCGCGATCGCGCTCGTACTCGTGCTGATCGTGCAGGCGCTCGTGGTGAAGCTCTACGCGGTGCCGAGCGGGTCGATGCAGGAGACGCTCGACGTCGGCGACCGCATCCTCGTCGAGCGCATCGTGCCGACGCCGCACGAGCGCGGTGACGTCATCGTCTTCGAGGCGACGCCCGAGTGGGGCAGCCTCGGGCCCGTGACCGACGTGTTCGACGGTGCGCTGCGCGTGATCGGCACCGTCACCGGACTCGGGCCGGGCGCGCCGTACTCGCTCGTCAAGCGCGTCATCGGGATGCCGGGGGAGGAGGTCGCGTGCTGCGATGCCGAGGGCCGTGTGACGGTCGACGGCGAGCCCCTCGACGAGCCGTACCTCTTCGAGGACCCGCCCTTCGAGGCGGGCTCCCTCGACTGCACGACCCAGCCGATCTCGACCCGCTGCTTCGGGCCGATCGCCGTGCCCGAGGGGAGTTCCTGGTGCTCGGCGACCACCGCGGGTCGTCGGCCGACTCGGTCATCGCGTGCCGCGGCGCCCCCGAGGCCACCGCCTGCGCGAGGTTCGTGCCCGAGGAGAACGTGGTCGGTCTCGCGTTCGCCCGCGTCTGGCCGCTGA